In the Setaria italica strain Yugu1 chromosome VI, Setaria_italica_v2.0, whole genome shotgun sequence genome, one interval contains:
- the LOC101762492 gene encoding protein EXORDIUM-like 2 codes for MAHELRHHCLALLLILLAAVAGAGAATPRQLFLVSQAPVALTNHHGQLLTGNYSVNLLWYGRFTPAQRAVVADFLLSLSAPVTAPSAPSVAAWWATTARYHPGAARLTLGRQVLDASLSLGRRLSEASLAALAARLSPHRGSVAVVVTAPDVLVDGFCLSHCGLHASATSSAAAAPAAAHGAGAATAASTPTRGRGRFAYVWVGNSADQCPGECAWPFQPPAYGPQAPPLVSPNADVGMDGVVINLATLLAGAVTNPYGGGFFQGPAEAPLEAVTACTGVFGAGAYPGYPGQLPVDAATGASYNAVGVAGRRFLLPAMWDPTTSQCSTLV; via the coding sequence ATGGCCCACGAGCTCCGCCACCACtgcctcgccctcctcctcatcctcctcgccgcggtcgccggcgccggcgcggccacgCCGAGGCAGCTGTTCCTCGTCAGCCAGGCGCCCGTGGCGCTCACCAACCACCACGGCCAGCTGCTCACCGGAAACTACTCCGTGAACCTGCTCTGGTACGGGCGCTTCACCCCGGCGCAGCGCGCCGTCGTGGCCgacttcctcctctccctctcggcGCCCGTGACCGCGCCGTCGGCGCCCtccgtggcggcgtggtgggccACCACGGCGCGGTACCACCCGGGCGCAGCGCGGCTCACGCTCGGCCGCCAGGTGCTCGACGCGTCGCTCTCCCTCGGCCGCCGGCTCTCGGAGGCCTCGCtggccgccctcgccgcgcgcctcTCCCCGCACCGCGGCTCCGTTGCCGTCGTGGTCACGGCGCCCGACGTCCTCGTCGACGGGTTCTGCCTCTCCCACTGCGGCCTCCACGCGTCGGCCACCTcgtccgccgctgccgcgccggccgcagcCCACGGTGCCGGTGCCGCGACCGCCGCTTCGACCCccacgcgcgggcgcggccggttCGCGTACGTGTGGGTGGGGAACTCGGCGGACCAGTGCCCCGGGGAGTGCGCGTGGCCGTTCCAACCGCCGGCGTACGGCCCgcaggcgccgccgctggtgtcGCCGAACGCGGACGTCGGGATGGACGGCGTGGTGATCAACCTCGCGACGCTGCTGGCCGGCGCCGTGACCAACCCGTacggcggcggcttcttccAGGGCCCCGCGGAGGCGCCGCTGGAGGCCGTGACGGCGTGCACGGGCGTGTTCGGTGCGGGCGCCTACCCGGGGTACCCCGGGCAGCTGCCGGTGGACGCCGCCACGGGCGCCAGCTACAACGCCGTCGGGGTCGCCGGGCGCCGGTTCCTGCTCCCAGCCATGTGGGACCCCACGACCTCGCAGTGCTCCACCCTCGTGTAG